In Bos mutus isolate GX-2022 chromosome 2, NWIPB_WYAK_1.1, whole genome shotgun sequence, one DNA window encodes the following:
- the ITM2C gene encoding integral membrane protein 2C, whose amino-acid sequence MVKISFQPAVAGIKGDKTDKASASASASAPAPTPAAEILLTPAREERPPIQRYKKGGSVGGVCYLSMGMVVLLMGLVFASVYIYRYFFLAQLARDNFFHCGVLYEDSLSSQAHTRMELEEDVKIYLEENYERINVPVPQFGGGDPADIIHDFQRGLTAYHDISLDKCYVIELNTTIVLPPRNFWELLMNVKRGTYLPQTYIIQEEMVVTEHVSDKEALGSFIYHLCSGKDTYRLRRRATRRRINKREAKNCNAIRHFENTFVVETLICGVV is encoded by the exons ATGGTGAAGATAAGCTTCCAGCCGGCGGTGGCCGGCATCAAGGGCGACAAGACCGACAAGGCTTCGGCCTCGGCCTCGGCCTCGGCCCCAGCGCCCACCCCGGCCGCTGAGATCCTGCTGACGCCGGCTCGG GAAGAGCGGCCCCCCATCCAACGCTACAAGAAGGGGGGCTCCGTGGGCGGCGTGTGCTACTTGTCGATGGGCATGGTCGTGCTGCTCATGGGCCTGGTGTTCGCCTCTGTCTACATCTACAGATACTTCTTCCTGGCTCAG CTGGCCCGAGACAACTTCTTCCACTGTGGCGTCCTCTACGAAGACTCCCTGTCCTCCCAGGCCCACACTCGCATGGAGCTGGAGGAGGACGTGAAGATCTACCTCGAGGAGAACTATGAGCGCATCAACGTGCCCGTGCCCCAGTTTGGGGGCGGTGACCCTGCAGACATCATCCATGACTTTCAGCGG ggtctcaccgCTTATCATGACATCTCCCTGGACAAGTGCTACGTCATCGAGCTCAACACCACCATCGTACTGCCCCCCCGCAACTTCTGGGAGCTCCTCATGAATGTGAAG AGGGGGACCTACCTCCCTCAGACGTACATCATCCAGGAGGAGATGGTGGTCACGGAGCACGTCAGCGACAAGGAGGCCCTGGGCTCCTTCATCTATCACCTGTGCAGCGGGAAGGACACCTACCGCCTGCGGCGCCGGGCCACCCGGAGGC GGATCAACAAACGAGAGGCCAAGAACTGCAACGCCATCCGCCACTTTGAGAACACCTTCGTAGTGGAGACGCTCATCTGCGGGGTGGTGTga